A region of Ictalurus furcatus strain D&B chromosome 1, Billie_1.0, whole genome shotgun sequence DNA encodes the following proteins:
- the LOC128605620 gene encoding C-C chemokine receptor type 8-like has protein sequence MATMLNTSTGLWEITSPSNSLLSVFSTTEYDYSDVVSSQPCDYETHASRILPVLYSLFFVVGFLGNMLVLWVILRGPQMKSMTDVSLLNLAIADLLLIFSLPFLTHYARDTWVFGRAMCTLVLSVYYIGFYSGIFFIVLMSIERYLAIVHAVFILRIRTKACGILASLVVWIIAIAASFPELLYLGVEETGTEVVCSAYPKNKSHNDVRSAAFFKMNILGMLIPLSIVGFCYPMVFRRLQTLRTPKKLAIRLVAVVMVVFFCCWIPYNIAAFLKALELKLILPPGCELSKTIQFMLQVTEAIAYSHSCLNPFLYVFVGQKFRRNLAKLLLETPCVQVQCMNRYLTRAAAPVNDDEGSVGI, from the exons ATGGCAACAATGTTGAACACCAGCACAGGTCTTTGGGAGATCACATCACCCAG TAACTCTCTCCTTAGTGTTTTCAGCACAACAGAATATGATTATTCTGATGTTGTGTCTTCTCAACCGTGTGATTATGAAACCCATGCAAGCCGTATTCTCCCTGTGCTCTACTCCCTGTTCTTCGTGGTGGGCTTCCTGGGAAACATGCTGGTGCTGTGGGTGATCCTGAGGGGCCCTCAGATGAAAAGCATGACTGATGTGTCTCTCCTGAACCTGGCCATCGCTGACCTTCTACTAATCTTCTCTCTTCCCTTCCTGACTCACTATGCCAGGGATACCTGGGTTTTTGGTAGAGCCATGTGCACTCTGGTCCTCAGCGTGTACTACATTGGATTTTACTCTGGCATTTTCTTTATTGTGCTGATGAGCATCGAAAGATACTTGGCTATCGTCCATGCTGTGTTTATCTTGAGAATCCGAACCAAGGCTTGTGGGATTTTAGCCAGCCTGGTAGTCTGGATTATAGCTATTGCAGCATCATTTCCTGAGCTGCTGTATCTTGGAGTTGAAGAGACTGGGACTGAAGTAGTTTGCAGTGcttatccaaaaaataaaagccacaacgATGTGAGAAGTGCAGCTTTCTTTAAGATGAATATTTTGGGAATGCTGATTCCACTGAGTATTGTGGGATTTTGCTACCCGATGGTGTTCCGGAGGCTTCAAACGCTTCGTACACCAAAGAAACTGGCCATTCGTCTTGTTGCTGTGGTCATGGTggtgttcttctgctgttggaTACCGTACAACATTGCAGCATTCCTCAAAGCACTGGAACTGAAGCTTATCCTGCCTCCAGGGTGTGAGCTCAGCAAAACAATCCAGTTCATGCTGCAAGTCACTGAAGCTATAGCGTACTCACACAGCTGCCTCAATCCATTCCTCTATGTGTTTGTGGGTCAAAAGTTCAGGAGGAACCTCGCAAAGCTCCTCCTCGAGACCCCATGCGTCCAAGTGCAGTGTATGAATCGCTACCTGACCCGGGCCGCAGCCCCAGTGAATGATGATGAAGGCTCAGTTGGAATCTGA